Proteins encoded in a region of the Alkalinema sp. FACHB-956 genome:
- the rpsU gene encoding 30S ribosomal protein S21 gives MAQVVIGENEGIESALRRFKRQVSRAGILQDVRKNQHFETPQEKARRKASARRRQGRGRR, from the coding sequence ATGGCTCAAGTTGTCATTGGCGAGAATGAAGGTATTGAGTCAGCCCTACGCCGTTTTAAGCGACAGGTCTCTCGTGCAGGCATTCTTCAAGATGTTCGCAAGAACCAACACTTTGAAACCCCTCAAGAAAAAGCACGCCGGAAGGCCAGTGCTCGCCGACGCCAAGGTCGTGGACGGCGTTAG
- a CDS encoding RNA-binding protein: MSIYVGNLSYSVTQDDLNEVFGEYGTVKRVQVPTDRETGKPRGFAFVEMNSDEEEEAAIAALDGAEWMGRDLRVNKAKPREERPSGGSGGYNRSGGGGGGGWGGDRRGGGRRY, encoded by the coding sequence ATGTCAATTTATGTCGGCAACCTGTCTTACAGTGTTACTCAAGACGACCTGAACGAAGTGTTTGGGGAGTATGGCACAGTAAAGCGGGTGCAAGTTCCCACCGATCGGGAAACCGGCAAACCCCGGGGGTTCGCCTTTGTTGAGATGAACTCCGATGAAGAAGAAGAAGCGGCGATCGCTGCTTTGGATGGCGCAGAGTGGATGGGTCGCGACCTCCGAGTCAACAAAGCGAAGCCCCGTGAGGAGCGTCCCAGCGGCGGTAGCGGTGGTTACAACCGCAGCGGCGGTGGCGGCGGCGGTGGCTGGGGTGGAGACCGTCGAGGTGGTGGCCGTCGCTACTAA
- the rplJ gene encoding 50S ribosomal protein L10 — MGRTLENKKAIVEGLKETLSESTLTLVINYQGLTVGEITDLRRRLRDKGATCTVTKNTLMNKAIAGDERWEPMSELLKTTTAFIMVKEDIGGAVKAYQEFQKAAKKTEVIGGVMDGKLLSDKDVKAIADLPSKEQLIAQIAGAINGVATKLAVGINEVPSGLARAIKQISEKEAA, encoded by the coding sequence ATGGGTAGAACGCTGGAAAATAAGAAGGCCATTGTTGAAGGGCTGAAGGAAACGCTGAGTGAATCCACGTTAACGTTGGTCATCAACTACCAAGGTCTAACCGTTGGAGAAATCACGGATCTGCGTCGTCGTCTGCGGGATAAAGGTGCAACTTGTACCGTCACCAAAAATACGCTGATGAATAAGGCGATCGCGGGTGACGAGCGCTGGGAGCCAATGTCTGAACTGCTCAAAACCACCACCGCTTTCATCATGGTGAAAGAGGATATTGGCGGCGCGGTCAAGGCATACCAAGAGTTCCAAAAGGCTGCTAAGAAGACGGAAGTCATCGGCGGTGTGATGGATGGCAAGCTCCTCTCTGACAAGGATGTTAAGGCGATCGCAGATCTGCCGTCCAAGGAGCAACTCATCGCGCAAATCGCAGGGGCAATCAACGGTGTCGCCACCAAGCTGGCAGTGGGCATCAACGAAGTCCCGTCCGGTCTGGCACGTGCTATCAAGCAAATTTCCGAGAAGGAAGCTGCCTAA
- the rplA gene encoding 50S ribosomal protein L1: MTKKVSKRLRELQAKVEKRTYEPLEAMNLLKETATAKFSESAEAHIRLGIDPKYNDQQLRTTVVLPKGTGQTIRVAVIARGEKVAEATNAGAEVVGSEELIDEILKGRMDFDLLIATPDVMPQVAKLGRVLGPRGLMPSPKAGTVTTDLPQAIAEFKAGKLEYKADKTGIVHISFGKANFSAEDLLTNLKALQESVERNRPSGAKGRYWRTIYVSATMGPAIEVDINALRDLKVAEA, from the coding sequence ATGACTAAAAAAGTGTCGAAGCGCTTGCGGGAACTGCAAGCCAAGGTGGAGAAGCGCACCTATGAGCCTTTAGAGGCCATGAATCTGCTCAAAGAAACTGCCACTGCTAAATTTTCTGAGTCTGCCGAAGCCCACATTCGGCTGGGGATTGATCCCAAATACAACGACCAACAACTGCGGACAACCGTTGTTCTGCCCAAGGGGACGGGGCAAACCATTCGGGTCGCAGTCATTGCGCGAGGCGAAAAAGTGGCTGAAGCTACCAACGCTGGCGCAGAGGTGGTTGGTTCTGAAGAACTGATTGACGAAATTCTCAAGGGGCGCATGGATTTTGACCTCTTGATTGCAACACCGGATGTGATGCCTCAGGTTGCAAAACTGGGTCGTGTGCTAGGGCCTCGGGGCTTAATGCCTTCACCCAAAGCCGGTACCGTAACCACAGATCTCCCCCAAGCGATCGCAGAGTTTAAAGCCGGTAAGCTGGAATATAAAGCTGATAAGACCGGGATTGTGCACATCTCCTTTGGTAAGGCAAACTTTAGTGCAGAGGACTTGTTAACGAACCTGAAAGCACTACAAGAAAGCGTTGAACGCAATCGTCCTTCTGGTGCAAAGGGGCGCTATTGGCGTACAATCTATGTGTCTGCAACCATGGGGCCAGCGATCGAAGTCGATATCAACGCCCTCCGCGATCTTAAAGTCGCTGAAGCCTAG
- the rplL gene encoding 50S ribosomal protein L7/L12, which produces MSAVAEIIEKLKGLTLLEAADLVKEIEETFGVSAAAPAGGMMMMAAPGAPAEAAEEKTEFDAVLEEVPADKKIAILKIVREITGLGLKEAKDLVESTPKALKEGVAKADAEAIKKQIEEAGGKVSVK; this is translated from the coding sequence ATGTCTGCTGTTGCTGAAATTATTGAAAAGTTGAAGGGTTTGACCCTTCTGGAAGCTGCTGACCTGGTTAAGGAAATCGAAGAAACCTTCGGCGTCAGCGCTGCGGCTCCCGCTGGTGGCATGATGATGATGGCGGCTCCTGGCGCACCTGCTGAAGCAGCTGAAGAAAAAACCGAGTTCGATGCAGTCTTGGAAGAAGTTCCTGCTGATAAGAAGATTGCAATTCTGAAGATCGTTCGTGAAATCACCGGTCTGGGCCTGAAGGAAGCTAAGGATCTGGTTGAATCTACACCTAAGGCTCTGAAGGAAGGCGTTGCTAAGGCTGATGCTGAAGCAATCAAGAAGCAAATCGAAGAAGCAGGCGGTAAGGTTTCCGTTAAATAG
- a CDS encoding transposase has product MTLYRNRYRVESARHPTWDYSNPGAYFITICTRDRRHFLGRVIQGKMHLSPIGQIIAEEWQRVGELRPQIRLDEWIIMPNHFHAIIIILPQPPVQTCQGRVSNPTDRPQNSPSPLARSLGETGRRLISTERRMERQRSDTWKPGVLGAIVGQFKSACTKRIWAAGFKYFGWHPRFHDHIIRDEYALRRIRCYIRNNPANWMRDRHRT; this is encoded by the coding sequence ATGACGCTTTACCGAAATCGATACCGTGTTGAATCGGCCCGCCACCCCACCTGGGACTACTCCAATCCAGGCGCTTATTTCATCACCATTTGCACCCGCGATCGTCGCCATTTTTTGGGCCGAGTGATTCAGGGAAAAATGCACCTTTCACCGATCGGCCAAATCATTGCAGAAGAATGGCAGCGGGTAGGCGAGCTCCGCCCTCAGATCCGCCTAGATGAATGGATCATTATGCCCAATCACTTCCACGCCATCATCATCATTCTTCCCCAACCCCCCGTACAGACGTGCCAAGGGCGCGTCTCAAACCCCACCGATCGCCCCCAAAATTCCCCCTCTCCTTTAGCGCGATCGCTGGGGGAGACGGGCCGGAGGCTCATCTCTACGGAACGACGCATGGAACGGCAACGATCGGATACCTGGAAACCCGGCGTTTTGGGGGCGATCGTGGGTCAATTTAAATCTGCTTGCACTAAACGAATTTGGGCTGCGGGATTTAAATATTTTGGCTGGCATCCGCGATTTCACGATCACATTATTCGGGATGAATATGCGCTCCGTCGTATCCGCTGCTATATTCGCAATAATCCGGCCAACTGGATGCGCGATCGTCACCGCACTTAA
- a CDS encoding ATP-binding cassette domain-containing protein encodes MSSISVSHLSKMYPVAIKEPGLKGTIEHFFKRTYKEIHAVQDVSFEIQPGEIVGFLGANGAGKTTTLKMLTGLIHPSAGSVTVAGHIPFRRESAFLRKITLVMGQKQQLIWDLPAMDSLRINAAVYGLSDRAAQSRIDELADMLSLQGKLTQPVRKLSLGERMKAELLAALLHEPQVLFLDEPTLGLDVNAQVAVREFLREYNQRFNATILLTSHYMADITALCDRVLMIHQGKLIYDGSLDGLIEQFAPCREVHVELAYAYHKAKLQQYGDVQSIDGSSVRYLVKPELLTKTVSQLLADLEVVDLAVSDPPIEEIIGRVFQVGQVH; translated from the coding sequence ATGTCATCTATTTCTGTTTCACACCTCAGCAAAATGTATCCCGTCGCTATCAAAGAGCCGGGACTCAAAGGCACGATCGAACACTTTTTTAAACGCACCTACAAAGAAATCCACGCGGTTCAGGATGTCAGTTTTGAGATCCAACCCGGCGAAATTGTGGGATTTCTGGGAGCCAATGGTGCAGGCAAAACGACCACACTCAAAATGTTAACGGGTTTGATCCATCCATCGGCAGGATCTGTGACCGTTGCAGGCCATATTCCCTTTCGTCGAGAATCGGCTTTTCTGAGGAAAATCACCCTCGTCATGGGTCAAAAGCAGCAATTGATTTGGGATTTGCCTGCCATGGACTCCCTACGGATTAATGCTGCCGTTTACGGACTTAGCGATCGTGCTGCCCAGTCCCGCATTGATGAACTCGCAGACATGCTGTCTCTCCAGGGCAAGCTCACCCAGCCTGTTCGCAAGTTATCCCTTGGTGAGCGTATGAAAGCGGAATTGCTAGCCGCATTGCTGCATGAGCCACAGGTATTATTTCTCGATGAACCCACGTTGGGATTGGATGTCAATGCACAGGTTGCCGTGAGGGAATTCCTGAGAGAATACAACCAACGGTTTAATGCAACCATTCTGCTAACGAGTCATTACATGGCTGATATCACAGCACTGTGCGATCGTGTCCTGATGATTCACCAAGGCAAACTGATTTATGACGGCAGCCTAGATGGCCTCATCGAACAATTTGCACCCTGTCGTGAAGTCCATGTCGAATTAGCCTACGCCTACCACAAAGCTAAACTACAACAATACGGTGATGTGCAATCGATCGACGGTTCCTCCGTGCGCTATCTCGTTAAACCAGAACTCCTCACCAAAACCGTTTCTCAGCTACTGGCCGACCTTGAAGTCGTGGATTTAGCCGTTAGCGATCCGCCGATCGAGGAAATTATTGGACGCGTTTTCCAAGTTGGTCAAGTTCACTAA
- the lysS gene encoding lysine--tRNA ligase, producing the protein MASEDLRATRIEKLEQLKALGMNPFAYQWKSSHSMADLQSKYADLPNGEEQPVEVAVAGRIMARRVFGKLAFFTLQDETANIQLYLEKSRIQEFMGDRDADAFSHLKSLTDIGDIIGVKGTVKRTDKGELSVYVKEYTMLTKSLLPLPDKFHGLTDVATRYRQRYVDLIVNPEVRETFRRRALITASIRRYLDQQGFIEIETPVLMGEAGGADARPFITYHNTLEMELYLRIATELHLKRLVVGGFEKVFELGRIFRNEGVSTRHNPEFTSIEVYQAYADYNDMMDLTEAIITTAAQEVLGTTQITYQGQAIDLTAPWKRITMHDAVKEATGVDFATFTDLDAAKQAARAAGIHDIDDCPSIGKLLNEAFEQKVETTLMQPTFILDYPVEISPLAKPHRSKPGLVERFELFIVGRETANSFSELTDPLDQRARLEEQAARKAAGDLEAQGVDEDFLCALEHGMPPTGGLGIGIDRLVMLLTDSPSIRDVIAFPLLKPEKPEGEES; encoded by the coding sequence ATGGCTTCCGAAGACCTGCGTGCCACTCGCATCGAAAAACTCGAACAACTCAAAGCATTGGGGATGAATCCCTTTGCCTATCAGTGGAAATCTAGCCACTCAATGGCTGACTTGCAGTCTAAATATGCCGACCTGCCGAATGGCGAAGAGCAACCGGTTGAAGTTGCCGTCGCAGGTCGCATTATGGCACGGCGGGTCTTCGGGAAGCTGGCGTTTTTTACGCTTCAGGATGAAACGGCCAACATTCAACTGTATCTGGAGAAAAGTCGGATTCAGGAGTTCATGGGCGATCGGGATGCCGATGCCTTTAGCCATTTGAAATCGCTGACGGACATTGGTGACATCATTGGCGTCAAGGGAACCGTGAAACGCACAGATAAGGGTGAGCTTTCGGTGTACGTGAAAGAGTACACAATGCTAACGAAATCGTTATTACCCTTGCCTGATAAATTCCACGGCTTAACGGATGTCGCAACACGCTATCGTCAACGCTATGTTGATTTGATCGTTAATCCTGAAGTCCGCGAAACCTTCCGCCGGAGAGCATTGATTACAGCATCGATTCGGCGATATTTAGATCAACAGGGCTTTATTGAGATCGAAACACCCGTCTTAATGGGTGAAGCAGGGGGAGCCGATGCCCGTCCGTTCATTACTTATCACAACACCCTGGAAATGGAGTTATACCTCCGCATTGCGACAGAATTGCACTTGAAGCGTCTGGTCGTCGGTGGCTTTGAAAAGGTGTTTGAACTGGGTCGAATTTTCCGAAACGAGGGCGTTTCCACCCGGCACAATCCGGAGTTTACCTCGATCGAGGTCTACCAAGCCTACGCTGATTACAATGACATGATGGATTTAACGGAAGCCATCATCACAACAGCAGCACAGGAAGTGTTGGGAACGACGCAAATTACCTACCAAGGGCAAGCGATCGATCTCACCGCACCCTGGAAACGGATCACCATGCATGATGCGGTGAAGGAAGCTACGGGCGTTGATTTTGCAACCTTTACGGATTTGGATGCGGCCAAGCAAGCAGCTAGAGCAGCGGGGATTCATGACATTGACGATTGTCCGTCGATCGGCAAGTTGCTAAATGAGGCCTTTGAACAAAAGGTGGAAACAACCCTGATGCAGCCGACATTTATTCTGGATTATCCGGTGGAGATTTCACCGCTGGCAAAACCCCATCGATCGAAGCCAGGATTGGTGGAGCGGTTTGAGCTATTCATTGTTGGGCGGGAGACCGCCAATAGTTTCTCGGAGTTAACCGATCCCTTAGATCAGCGGGCGCGACTGGAAGAACAGGCAGCCCGGAAAGCAGCGGGAGACTTGGAAGCGCAGGGTGTGGATGAAGATTTCCTCTGTGCGCTGGAACATGGAATGCCGCCAACGGGGGGGTTGGGAATTGGCATCGATCGACTGGTCATGCTTTTAACGGATTCACCCAGCATTCGCGATGTGATTGCCTTCCCATTACTGAAGCCCGAGAAACCCGAAGGGGAGGAAAGTTAA
- a CDS encoding NYN domain-containing protein: MMEKVAIFLDAESLSGRLSSVEGEPIIDRIRKLGTVVVRRAYGNFSQGCVNAHQKELNQQGFELIHTFHPVSGKNSADIQMVVDVMDYVSRIPELQVFAIATGDSDFLPLYRRLRELGKSVIGMSTRSITATLSAHFDDYIQLCPLSSCPTPPSESALPKIITAPASEPTIAIATASNLNRDQLLLQLGQILPSKKAGIKLATLLKNLKQHSSFAMIQPWTVADLRDYLERLPNEVMLIGDKVFSPEQGHAFQATPANLATPTSTPASSTPASSKVPQTQQQAIDHVRQILQVMTNGISLKKLEVHLKKQMASFKPQAIGFKTFLEFLQSQPQVVYLTLDRKKAYLKGKEPSTGVDKAVVVTQQILRQTPKGIQINGLKTEICKQYSQFDERKLGHKRFLDFLKSHPNVIKLEQKGQIWWAKAV; encoded by the coding sequence ATGATGGAGAAAGTTGCCATTTTTTTGGATGCGGAAAGTCTATCCGGTCGATTGAGTTCGGTGGAAGGAGAACCCATCATCGATCGCATTCGCAAATTGGGCACCGTTGTTGTGCGGCGTGCCTATGGCAACTTTAGTCAGGGGTGTGTCAATGCCCACCAAAAGGAACTCAACCAACAGGGGTTCGAACTGATTCACACCTTCCATCCCGTGAGCGGCAAAAATTCGGCGGATATTCAGATGGTGGTGGATGTGATGGATTATGTGAGCCGTATTCCAGAACTTCAAGTGTTTGCGATCGCGACGGGGGACTCGGATTTTTTGCCCCTCTACCGTCGCCTGCGGGAACTGGGTAAATCGGTGATTGGCATGAGTACGCGATCGATCACCGCAACATTATCCGCCCACTTTGATGACTATATCCAACTTTGCCCTCTAAGCAGTTGCCCCACGCCTCCCAGCGAATCTGCTCTTCCTAAAATCATTACGGCTCCAGCCAGTGAACCAACCATCGCGATCGCCACGGCTTCTAACCTCAACCGTGACCAGCTTTTACTTCAGCTAGGACAAATTCTGCCGTCGAAAAAAGCGGGTATTAAGTTAGCGACCTTATTGAAAAATCTCAAGCAGCACAGTTCCTTCGCCATGATCCAGCCTTGGACAGTCGCCGATCTACGGGATTATCTAGAACGCCTGCCCAATGAGGTGATGCTGATTGGAGACAAAGTGTTTAGCCCAGAGCAGGGGCACGCATTTCAAGCCACCCCAGCCAACCTTGCAACCCCTACTTCCACCCCAGCCAGTTCCACCCCAGCCAGTTCAAAAGTCCCCCAGACCCAACAACAGGCGATCGACCATGTTCGCCAGATCCTACAGGTTATGACCAATGGCATTAGCCTCAAAAAACTAGAGGTTCATCTAAAAAAACAGATGGCCTCTTTCAAGCCACAGGCGATCGGGTTTAAGACGTTTCTTGAATTTTTGCAGAGCCAGCCCCAGGTGGTTTATCTAACCCTCGATCGTAAAAAAGCCTACCTTAAAGGCAAAGAACCCAGTACAGGAGTGGACAAAGCTGTCGTCGTAACGCAACAAATTTTGCGCCAGACGCCGAAGGGGATTCAGATTAATGGCCTGAAGACAGAGATTTGTAAGCAATACAGCCAGTTTGATGAAAGGAAGCTAGGGCACAAGCGGTTTCTTGATTTTTTAAAAAGTCATCCGAACGTCATCAAACTAGAACAAAAGGGTCAAATCTGGTGGGCAAAGGCAGTTTAA